One region of Pagrus major chromosome 5, Pma_NU_1.0 genomic DNA includes:
- the nr6a1a gene encoding nuclear receptor subfamily 6 group A member 1-A isoform X2, whose product MEIEKRTNGFDYPERNNAKSVSGFYSDHPLESEQNDGMDDPADQRTCLICGDRATGLHYGIISCEGCKGFFKRSICNKRVYRCSRDKNCEMSRKQRNRCQYCRLLKCLQMGMNRKAIREDGMPGGRNKSIGPVQITEEEIERIMSGQEFKEDAPEHTWGNNGDSDHSSPSNGASEGNQPSPASTLSSNRSVEMNGYTAALRDQYINTSMSTHYQLLPHLFSYAAQSGLLAPQPRSLYPQSHPLVLQLVAAEDLAPLATPMLIEDGYKVTQVELFALLCRLADELLFRQISWIKKLPFFCELSIEDYTCLLSSTWQELILLSCLTIYSAQIFGDLANITAKYTPSDDELQGFSEDGMEVMERLIYLFRKFHQLKISNEEYACMKAINFLNQDIRGLSNTSQLEQLNKRYWYVCQDYTEYKYPHQPKRFPEIMMCLPEIRCIAGKLVNVPLEQLPLLFKAVLHSCKSSLTSYRTGQSPCVTTSSGN is encoded by the exons aTGATCCAGCTGACCAGCGTACTTGCCTTATCTGTGGAGATCGCGCCACAGGCCTGCACTATGGCATCATCTCCTGTGAGGGCTGCAAGGGCTTCTTCAAGCGCAGCATCTGCAACAAGCGTGTGTACCGCTGCAGCCGCGACAAGAACTGCGAGATGTCACGCAAGCAGCGTAACCGTTGCCAGTACTGCCGCCTGCTCAAGTGTCTACAAATGGGGATGAATCGCAAAG CAATCAGGGAGGATGGCATGCCAGGAGGGAGGAACAAAAGCATCGGGCCTGTTCAG atcacagaggaggagatagAGCGGATCATGTCGGGGCAGGAGTTCAAGGAGGACGCCCCGGAGCACACCTGGGGCAACAATGGCGACAGCGACCACAGCTCTCCCAGCAATGGAGCCTCGGAGGGCAACCAGCCATCACCCGCCTCCACTCTGTCATCCAA TCGCTCTGTGGAAATGAATGGCTACACGGCAGCCCTCAGGGACCAGTATATCAACACCTCCATGTCCACACACTACCAGCTCCTACCTCACCTGTTCAGCTACGCTGCCCAGTCTGGCCTGCTGGCCCCGCAGCCCCGCAGCCTCTACCCACAGTCCCACCCACTGGTGCTGCAGCTGGTGGCTGCTGAAGACCTGGCCCCCCTGGCAACCCCAATGCTCATAGAAGATGG CTACAAAGTGACACAGGTGGAGCTGTTTGCCCTGCTGTGTCGCCTGGCAGACGAACTGCTCTTCCGTCAGATTTCCTGGATTAAGAAGCTGCCGTTCTTCTGTGAGCTGTCCATAGAGGACTACACCTGCCTGCTCAGCTCCACCTGGCAGGAGCTCATCCTGCTCTCCTGCCTCACCATCTACAGCGCCCAGATATTTGGAGACCTGGCAAACATCACCGCCAAGTACACCCCGTCGGACGATGAGCTGCAGGG CTTCAGTGAGGATGGcatggaggtgatggagaggTTGATATATCTGTTTCGCAAGTTTCACCAGTTGAAGATCAGTAACGAGGAGTATGCCTGTATGAAAGCTATCAACTTCCTCAACCAAG ATATCAGAGGACTGTCCAACACCTCTCAGCTTGAGCAGTTGAACAAGCGCTACTGGTATGTATGTCAGGACTACACTGAATACAAGTACCCGCACCAGCCCAAACGCTTCCCTGAGATCATGATGTGTCTCCCGGAGATCCGCTGCATTGCAG ggAAGCTTGTGAATGTCCCTCTGGAGCAGCTCCCTCTCTTGTTCAAAGCAGTCTTGCACTCCTGCAAATCCAGCCTAACCAGCTACAGGACCGGCCAGTCGCCCTGTGTGACCACCTCCTCCGGAAACTag
- the nr6a1a gene encoding nuclear receptor subfamily 6 group A member 1-A isoform X1: protein MEIEKRTNGFDYPERNNAKSVSGFYSDHPLESEQNDGMDAINESNLDDPADQRTCLICGDRATGLHYGIISCEGCKGFFKRSICNKRVYRCSRDKNCEMSRKQRNRCQYCRLLKCLQMGMNRKAIREDGMPGGRNKSIGPVQITEEEIERIMSGQEFKEDAPEHTWGNNGDSDHSSPSNGASEGNQPSPASTLSSNRSVEMNGYTAALRDQYINTSMSTHYQLLPHLFSYAAQSGLLAPQPRSLYPQSHPLVLQLVAAEDLAPLATPMLIEDGYKVTQVELFALLCRLADELLFRQISWIKKLPFFCELSIEDYTCLLSSTWQELILLSCLTIYSAQIFGDLANITAKYTPSDDELQGFSEDGMEVMERLIYLFRKFHQLKISNEEYACMKAINFLNQDIRGLSNTSQLEQLNKRYWYVCQDYTEYKYPHQPKRFPEIMMCLPEIRCIAGKLVNVPLEQLPLLFKAVLHSCKSSLTSYRTGQSPCVTTSSGN, encoded by the exons aTGATCCAGCTGACCAGCGTACTTGCCTTATCTGTGGAGATCGCGCCACAGGCCTGCACTATGGCATCATCTCCTGTGAGGGCTGCAAGGGCTTCTTCAAGCGCAGCATCTGCAACAAGCGTGTGTACCGCTGCAGCCGCGACAAGAACTGCGAGATGTCACGCAAGCAGCGTAACCGTTGCCAGTACTGCCGCCTGCTCAAGTGTCTACAAATGGGGATGAATCGCAAAG CAATCAGGGAGGATGGCATGCCAGGAGGGAGGAACAAAAGCATCGGGCCTGTTCAG atcacagaggaggagatagAGCGGATCATGTCGGGGCAGGAGTTCAAGGAGGACGCCCCGGAGCACACCTGGGGCAACAATGGCGACAGCGACCACAGCTCTCCCAGCAATGGAGCCTCGGAGGGCAACCAGCCATCACCCGCCTCCACTCTGTCATCCAA TCGCTCTGTGGAAATGAATGGCTACACGGCAGCCCTCAGGGACCAGTATATCAACACCTCCATGTCCACACACTACCAGCTCCTACCTCACCTGTTCAGCTACGCTGCCCAGTCTGGCCTGCTGGCCCCGCAGCCCCGCAGCCTCTACCCACAGTCCCACCCACTGGTGCTGCAGCTGGTGGCTGCTGAAGACCTGGCCCCCCTGGCAACCCCAATGCTCATAGAAGATGG CTACAAAGTGACACAGGTGGAGCTGTTTGCCCTGCTGTGTCGCCTGGCAGACGAACTGCTCTTCCGTCAGATTTCCTGGATTAAGAAGCTGCCGTTCTTCTGTGAGCTGTCCATAGAGGACTACACCTGCCTGCTCAGCTCCACCTGGCAGGAGCTCATCCTGCTCTCCTGCCTCACCATCTACAGCGCCCAGATATTTGGAGACCTGGCAAACATCACCGCCAAGTACACCCCGTCGGACGATGAGCTGCAGGG CTTCAGTGAGGATGGcatggaggtgatggagaggTTGATATATCTGTTTCGCAAGTTTCACCAGTTGAAGATCAGTAACGAGGAGTATGCCTGTATGAAAGCTATCAACTTCCTCAACCAAG ATATCAGAGGACTGTCCAACACCTCTCAGCTTGAGCAGTTGAACAAGCGCTACTGGTATGTATGTCAGGACTACACTGAATACAAGTACCCGCACCAGCCCAAACGCTTCCCTGAGATCATGATGTGTCTCCCGGAGATCCGCTGCATTGCAG ggAAGCTTGTGAATGTCCCTCTGGAGCAGCTCCCTCTCTTGTTCAAAGCAGTCTTGCACTCCTGCAAATCCAGCCTAACCAGCTACAGGACCGGCCAGTCGCCCTGTGTGACCACCTCCTCCGGAAACTag